In Streptomyces sp. NBC_00091, the following proteins share a genomic window:
- a CDS encoding enoyl-CoA hydratase/isomerase family protein, translating to MTLRVERDKTTGVAVVTLDREHRHNAIDLETAAALAAVWRELRFDEDVRAAVVTGAGTAAFCTGIDRSAQVPQPASPYSVDDPLIAIGPKANDLWKPVIAAVNGMACGGAFYLLGEAEFIVSSTSATYFDPHTAYGMVSAYEAVYMAQRMPFGEAARMSLMGTAERLSARRAYEIGLVSELAEPGELLGAALRSAETLAGFPTEGVQGTVRALWSAKRAALRQALDQAPALIALGNLTPERQAELFASRRPGSQFRLR from the coding sequence GTGACGCTGCGGGTGGAGCGGGACAAGACGACCGGGGTCGCGGTCGTCACCCTGGACCGGGAGCACCGGCACAACGCGATCGACCTGGAGACCGCGGCCGCGCTGGCCGCGGTGTGGCGGGAGCTGCGCTTCGACGAGGACGTGCGGGCGGCGGTGGTGACCGGCGCGGGCACGGCCGCCTTCTGCACCGGGATCGACCGGTCGGCGCAGGTGCCGCAGCCGGCCTCCCCGTACTCCGTAGACGACCCGCTGATCGCCATCGGGCCGAAGGCGAACGACCTGTGGAAGCCGGTGATCGCCGCCGTCAACGGCATGGCCTGCGGCGGGGCCTTCTACCTGCTGGGCGAGGCGGAGTTCATCGTCTCCTCCACGAGCGCCACGTACTTCGACCCGCACACCGCCTACGGGATGGTCAGCGCCTACGAGGCCGTGTACATGGCGCAGCGGATGCCCTTCGGCGAGGCCGCCCGGATGTCCCTGATGGGCACGGCGGAACGGCTCTCCGCGCGCCGGGCGTACGAGATCGGGCTGGTCTCCGAGCTGGCCGAGCCCGGGGAACTCCTCGGGGCGGCGCTGCGCTCGGCCGAGACCCTGGCGGGGTTCCCGACGGAGGGCGTACAGGGCACCGTACGGGCCCTGTGGTCGGCGAAGCGGGCCGCGCTGCGCCAGGCCCTGGACCAGGCGCCGGCGCTGATCGCGCTGGGGAACCTGACGCCGGAGCGGCAGGCGGAGCTCT